A genomic stretch from Oleomonas cavernae includes:
- a CDS encoding calcium-binding protein, producing the protein MGYISNAIRFVHDFPSIITVNVIGYGGFSPPLILDLNGQGISLIPTPESTAYFDLNGTGNRSLVSWVGADDGILVLDRDGSGTIDDSTEWFGPHFSVTGGPPNQQQNGFQALATLARGGATIFSRSTSLTDPDSGNRYFDEVKVWIDRDGNGQSAADELFSLAELNIESIDLRDVRVDQIINGNAVLSTAGYTLVDGTRHDIVDIGLTSNSGSLQTSTGMQVAALLFAELVAEGLPAAAAGKAEAASIQLGTLPTAFTTEVDAIHEHMVQRRQVISGYSSGIGGYAPDSSKITVFGTAGSYSAPGFTSADSRGYVFQSSGAQDVLLALEKIASAVSLAHAAAAAIAQGANAIADAQHDAVTANLVLGAEAASAALSAQQATTAWGDAIASYVSSYTAAADAGRSISVANSSLSYLVPVNHEATKHLAGGLTYWSSADAAIAEASFAGLADGALVFAKLMESLRPILSAVAEAGNYERVAIGLPGETVASTGKFELLIAGQGNQTLVGGAGEDDFYVGSWSDHVTISSFSAGAQEDQLVFLNGGNEISIAENSTGGTRIVFGDTIVDMAALSPDDLDLVSNIVGVETASFADTAFAGLRSLQGAPLFFDGQVHVRNLVASNHGDTLIGDKYTNSLIGGLGGDMIWGHGGSDLIDGNGGIDTVTYQWNAIGVTVDLLQGTDSLGGVIYDIENLVGTVGNDRLYGDGRNNILDGHGGRDQIVGGGGNDTYVFHIGDGHLSILNGNVVTAGPSGTLSLGDGIVPDKLWLSRDGDSLKIQVIGQFDSVTIEGWFASSHHRLQSVTLANGMRLDSPAIDRVIGALDAYQDANPNFDPTTATTMPSSISITGFFTTRAGELPSAEEVPNIALNTQQYLDDGASSRISNEMDLSHTQTLTEISELAKAIDLAENLALHDKPIPYPYGSDGFRAYLYTVNADPSQKVWLSIKKGSFYGVLSDRDATTLIGEITTLVPTTFYLSYSQTNSDGTTYYRFVGDEHAMADAIEALGEVADFADASASLAGLVADAADARQGALESAVVANATHAIFGGPGADRAAADALAFGSALANTIVGYKAVADSRSAAAAVLSVNQERLDGIILGSPATNTSEGARLVNPSPPPPPPPPTYALLTETDNLQFNALKAAQVAAVQVATRIDAEFVAALDALGAILGYSTTGYVTASDLVSTGEVGELLIAAGTVNHHLASGTGDDLFVFGDWNSPNNTLLQNFESGTVGDRLIILSTDRIVKVSVVQSDIDIAYALSGAAGSGHITLEGLSLERLSLYDNLIGVETADFSGNSQGLELNLSSVTPREFDAYVHVRNLIGTAFADTLTGDQQHNALSGGSGNDLIIVSAGDDVLDGGAGTDTVSFANSPAQVMANLVTGEARSGGGGISHLQGIENIEGTAYSDDLTGDGLGNALDGDAGSDRIAGNDGNDLLNGQDGDDIISGEGGADSLSGGDGDDLLLGGAGADLISGGTGIDTASYSDTSAGILIDLMASSGIFGQGGASGDNLTGIENLQGSSFSDTLGGDKKSNRLEGAGGDDILTGGSGDDVLEGGVGNDVMYGGSGADVLNGGAGIDKVSYALAIAGVIADLGTSGDGHGLREALGDTFIGVENLDGTNYSDTLSGDSGANVLFGGGGNDSLSGGEGDDTLAGGAGVDSFFGGIGRDTASYADSMTGAVADLAQNAANAGEALGDNFDSIEHLVGGGFADDLRGNGLSNTLFGGGGNDTLQGRGGSDTMDGGDGHDVLIGGSGADSLNGGLSGSDTASYVDATSSVVADLLQASLNIGDALGDTYASVENLTGSGYADALNGDGAANKLYGNDGNDVIQGRGGNDRLDGGTGDDVLIGGQGVDILIGGTGSDTASYLDTLTVVLADLGQSSANLGDAVGDTYNSVENLAGGIYDDTLRGDGNANTLDGGAGNDTVEGGDGNDVVNGGIGSDMLRGGFGDDTYIVDSISDTTTESGGGGIDTVQTSVTFTLENGFENLGITSASAVDGTGNSAANTIIGSIGVNQLYGLAGDDNLEAGAGNDTVEGGDGNDTVNGGAGDDTLRGGLGDDIYIVDSVGDTLNESGGGGIDTVRTSVTHTLGSPFENLVITGSAAVDGTGNTLVNSITGGDGANILSGMSGNDTLVGGAGNDTLDGGTGADTMSGGTGNDTYVVDSTGDVANDANGEGIDTVQSSVTFSLGGQYIENLVLASGAAVNGTGNSLANIITGGAGANFLSGGSGDDTLVGAAGTDTLDGGAGADTMSGGLGDDTFIVDSTGDVVNEVTGEGLDTVRTSITFSLGGQYIENLVIISAAVVDATGNSLDNSITGDAGANILDGVSGNDTLVGAGGNDTLIGGAGVDTMTGGAGNDTYHVDNAADTIEETSGNGTDLVETSVTFTLLAEVENLHMTGIGNLTAYGNDLANTLTGNTGNNRLYGQAGGDSLDGGDGIDTVEGDDGNDTLNGGAGDDTLRGEIGDDVMIGGVGIDTMTGGAGNDTYGVDNAADIVEETSGNGTDLAETSVTYTLADEVENLRMTGSSNLRGDGNALANVLTGNTGNNRLYGLAGNDTLDGGAGDDALYGGLGDDIYVVDSAGDTTNEANGGGIDTVRASVTFTLEPSGFENLVITGSAAVNGTGNSVANTIAGNAGDNQLYGMSGDDSLDGGAGADLLDGGDGNDRLMGGTGSDTLKGGAGNDVYVVDNTSDQVDETGGSGTDQVETSVTFTLVSGVENLLITGTGGLTANGNELANTIVGNNGINRLYGLAGDDVLDGGLGDDTVEGATAMTPWTVVPVTTPCEVAWEMMSTSSTRSATLSMT; encoded by the coding sequence GTGGGCTATATAAGCAATGCCATACGGTTTGTTCATGATTTCCCAAGTATAATAACAGTAAATGTTATCGGTTATGGGGGGTTTAGTCCCCCTCTGATTCTGGACCTTAACGGACAGGGTATCAGCCTGATACCAACGCCGGAATCCACCGCATATTTTGACCTGAATGGCACAGGTAATAGGTCGCTTGTGAGTTGGGTCGGTGCTGATGACGGCATTCTGGTCCTTGATAGGGACGGTAGCGGTACGATTGACGACTCAACCGAATGGTTCGGACCTCACTTTTCGGTAACAGGCGGCCCACCAAACCAACAGCAGAACGGCTTCCAGGCATTGGCGACACTTGCGCGTGGTGGGGCGACGATCTTCAGCAGGTCTACCTCATTGACTGATCCCGATTCTGGTAATCGCTATTTTGACGAGGTAAAGGTTTGGATTGATCGCGACGGCAACGGCCAATCTGCGGCAGACGAACTCTTCAGTTTGGCTGAGCTCAATATCGAATCGATTGATCTGCGCGACGTGCGTGTTGATCAAATCATCAATGGCAACGCCGTTCTATCCACTGCCGGCTACACTCTCGTTGATGGGACGCGACACGACATTGTCGATATCGGATTGACGAGCAACAGCGGATCGTTGCAAACCTCGACGGGCATGCAGGTTGCTGCGCTCCTCTTCGCCGAGCTTGTTGCAGAGGGACTGCCGGCGGCGGCGGCGGGCAAGGCGGAAGCGGCGTCTATTCAACTGGGCACGTTGCCGACGGCCTTCACGACAGAAGTTGACGCGATTCATGAGCATATGGTCCAGCGTCGGCAGGTCATCTCCGGGTATTCCTCTGGGATTGGAGGGTACGCGCCCGACAGCAGTAAGATTACGGTATTTGGTACCGCTGGCAGTTACTCTGCTCCTGGCTTCACCAGCGCGGACAGCCGAGGCTATGTCTTTCAAAGTTCCGGTGCTCAAGATGTATTGCTTGCCCTCGAAAAAATCGCCTCAGCTGTTAGTTTGGCGCACGCGGCGGCGGCGGCAATTGCACAGGGCGCGAACGCGATCGCGGATGCACAGCATGACGCCGTTACCGCGAATTTGGTGCTAGGAGCGGAAGCGGCATCAGCGGCCTTGAGTGCGCAGCAGGCCACCACCGCCTGGGGCGACGCAATCGCTTCTTATGTGAGTAGTTACACCGCGGCGGCAGATGCCGGACGATCCATCTCCGTGGCAAATAGCTCCTTGTCATACCTTGTTCCGGTCAATCACGAGGCCACAAAGCATCTTGCCGGTGGACTCACCTACTGGTCTTCAGCCGACGCAGCCATCGCCGAAGCTTCATTCGCAGGGCTGGCGGATGGCGCGCTGGTATTTGCCAAACTTATGGAGAGTCTGAGGCCGATCTTGTCGGCCGTCGCCGAGGCTGGTAACTATGAGCGTGTCGCGATTGGGCTTCCCGGAGAAACCGTTGCTTCCACGGGCAAATTCGAGCTGCTGATCGCCGGACAGGGCAACCAAACCCTCGTGGGCGGAGCCGGTGAAGACGACTTCTATGTAGGATCCTGGTCTGACCACGTTACGATTTCGAGTTTTTCGGCTGGGGCACAGGAAGATCAGTTGGTTTTTCTCAATGGCGGTAATGAGATATCGATTGCAGAAAATAGTACAGGCGGCACGCGGATTGTCTTTGGTGATACCATCGTCGATATGGCGGCTCTGTCGCCCGATGACCTGGATCTCGTGAGCAATATAGTCGGAGTAGAAACTGCTTCGTTCGCCGATACAGCCTTCGCTGGTTTACGCAGCCTTCAGGGGGCGCCCCTCTTCTTCGACGGCCAGGTACATGTCCGCAACCTTGTGGCGTCTAACCACGGCGACACGCTGATCGGCGACAAGTACACGAATTCGCTGATTGGGGGCCTTGGCGGCGACATGATTTGGGGACATGGCGGCAGCGATCTGATTGATGGCAATGGTGGCATCGATACTGTGACCTACCAATGGAATGCCATAGGCGTCACGGTCGACCTCCTTCAGGGGACCGATAGTCTTGGTGGTGTGATCTACGATATCGAAAACCTTGTTGGCACAGTTGGAAATGACAGGCTGTACGGTGACGGCAGGAACAATATCCTGGATGGGCATGGCGGCCGGGATCAAATTGTCGGCGGTGGTGGTAACGATACATATGTGTTCCATATTGGCGATGGGCACCTGTCGATACTGAACGGGAATGTTGTCACCGCAGGTCCTAGCGGGACACTGTCACTCGGTGACGGTATCGTGCCGGATAAGCTTTGGCTCAGCCGGGACGGCGATTCACTTAAAATTCAAGTCATTGGTCAATTCGACTCGGTGACTATCGAAGGCTGGTTCGCGTCAAGTCACCATCGGCTGCAATCCGTAACGCTGGCCAATGGAATGAGACTGGATTCGCCCGCCATCGATCGGGTAATTGGCGCCCTCGACGCTTATCAAGATGCTAATCCGAATTTCGATCCAACTACCGCGACGACAATGCCATCCAGCATCTCGATTACCGGATTCTTTACCACTAGAGCCGGCGAATTGCCTTCGGCGGAGGAAGTGCCGAATATCGCTCTGAATACACAACAATACCTTGATGACGGGGCTTCATCGCGAATCTCAAATGAAATGGACTTGTCGCACACTCAAACTCTGACGGAAATTAGCGAGCTCGCCAAAGCGATAGATTTGGCTGAAAACCTAGCGCTACATGATAAACCGATCCCTTATCCTTATGGGTCAGATGGTTTTCGTGCTTATTTGTACACCGTAAATGCAGATCCGAGTCAAAAGGTTTGGCTCTCGATAAAAAAGGGATCGTTCTATGGTGTTTTGTCTGATCGCGATGCCACTACATTAATTGGTGAGATTACCACGCTCGTGCCAACAACTTTTTATCTATCGTATTCTCAGACGAATAGCGATGGGACTACCTACTATAGGTTCGTCGGCGATGAACATGCGATGGCAGACGCCATCGAGGCGCTCGGCGAGGTCGCCGATTTTGCAGACGCGTCCGCAAGCCTGGCAGGGCTGGTGGCGGATGCGGCCGACGCTCGCCAGGGTGCCCTCGAATCTGCCGTGGTAGCTAATGCCACTCACGCAATATTTGGTGGCCCGGGCGCTGATCGCGCGGCGGCCGACGCTCTTGCCTTCGGGTCAGCCCTTGCAAACACCATCGTAGGTTACAAGGCAGTTGCAGATTCTCGATCTGCCGCTGCCGCTGTGCTATCGGTCAATCAGGAGCGCCTGGACGGCATTATATTGGGGAGTCCAGCGACCAATACCTCAGAGGGTGCTAGGCTCGTTAATCCGTCTCCCCCGCCACCACCACCACCGCCCACATACGCTCTTCTCACAGAAACTGACAATCTGCAGTTCAATGCGTTGAAGGCAGCACAAGTGGCTGCCGTGCAGGTAGCCACTCGCATCGATGCGGAGTTTGTCGCAGCGCTGGACGCACTCGGCGCAATATTGGGATATAGCACAACAGGGTATGTGACAGCTTCTGACCTGGTGTCGACCGGGGAAGTTGGCGAACTGTTGATTGCTGCGGGTACTGTCAACCATCACTTGGCGAGTGGCACGGGAGACGATCTATTCGTCTTTGGCGATTGGAATAGTCCAAATAACACGCTGCTTCAGAATTTCGAAAGCGGGACAGTCGGCGATCGCTTGATCATCCTATCGACCGACCGGATTGTGAAGGTTTCTGTTGTCCAGAGCGATATCGATATCGCTTACGCGCTCTCCGGCGCTGCCGGTTCCGGCCACATTACTTTGGAAGGGCTTTCGCTTGAAAGGTTGTCGCTCTACGACAATCTTATTGGCGTAGAGACCGCCGATTTCTCCGGCAACAGCCAAGGGCTCGAGTTGAACCTTAGCTCGGTGACTCCGCGAGAGTTCGATGCCTACGTCCATGTGCGCAACCTAATCGGTACAGCCTTTGCCGATACATTGACCGGCGATCAGCAACACAATGCCCTTTCAGGAGGAAGCGGAAACGACCTGATTATAGTCAGTGCCGGCGATGATGTGCTTGATGGCGGCGCCGGGACAGATACGGTTTCATTTGCTAATAGCCCTGCCCAGGTGATGGCCAACTTGGTGACCGGTGAGGCCCGATCGGGAGGCGGTGGCATCAGCCATCTTCAAGGGATCGAGAATATTGAGGGGACCGCCTATTCGGACGATCTCACCGGTGACGGCCTCGGCAACGCTCTTGATGGCGACGCGGGTAGCGATCGGATTGCAGGCAATGACGGCAACGATTTGCTCAATGGCCAAGATGGCGATGACATTATTTCAGGGGAAGGCGGGGCGGACTCACTTTCAGGCGGTGACGGGGATGACCTATTGCTGGGCGGTGCTGGGGCTGACCTGATTTCCGGCGGCACGGGTATCGATACAGCAAGTTACAGCGACACTTCTGCAGGCATTTTGATTGACCTAATGGCAAGCAGCGGAATATTTGGTCAGGGCGGTGCGAGCGGCGATAACCTTACCGGGATCGAAAATCTTCAGGGGAGTTCGTTCAGCGACACCTTGGGCGGCGATAAGAAAAGCAATCGGCTGGAAGGCGCAGGAGGCGACGATATCCTGACAGGGGGCAGCGGAGACGATGTGTTGGAGGGAGGCGTCGGAAACGACGTCATGTATGGCGGATCCGGCGCCGACGTTCTCAACGGTGGCGCCGGGATCGACAAAGTGTCCTATGCACTGGCGATCGCCGGGGTCATAGCTGACCTGGGTACGAGCGGTGACGGTCACGGTCTGCGCGAAGCACTTGGCGACACTTTTATCGGCGTGGAGAATTTGGATGGTACCAACTACAGCGACACACTGAGCGGCGATAGCGGCGCTAACGTTCTCTTTGGTGGTGGCGGAAACGATAGCCTGTCGGGCGGCGAAGGCGACGATACTTTAGCCGGCGGTGCGGGAGTTGACTCATTCTTTGGCGGGATCGGAAGAGACACGGCATCGTACGCAGATTCTATGACGGGGGCCGTGGCTGATCTAGCACAGAATGCGGCCAATGCCGGCGAAGCACTAGGGGATAACTTCGACTCGATCGAACATCTAGTCGGCGGCGGTTTTGCTGACGACCTTCGGGGCAATGGCCTCAGTAATACTCTGTTCGGCGGCGGGGGCAATGATACTCTCCAGGGACGAGGCGGGTCGGACACCATGGATGGTGGTGACGGACACGACGTGCTGATCGGCGGGAGCGGTGCCGACTCGTTAAATGGCGGCCTTTCAGGCAGCGACACAGCGAGCTATGTGGATGCTACGAGTAGCGTTGTGGCTGATCTCCTTCAGGCGAGTCTCAATATTGGTGATGCACTTGGTGACACGTACGCCAGTGTGGAGAATCTCACCGGCAGCGGATATGCCGATGCATTGAATGGAGACGGCGCGGCGAATAAGCTATACGGCAACGATGGGAATGATGTCATTCAAGGACGCGGCGGAAACGATCGTCTCGATGGGGGCACTGGCGACGATGTTCTAATCGGTGGCCAAGGCGTAGACATTCTGATTGGCGGAACTGGAAGCGATACAGCATCCTATCTCGACACCTTGACAGTCGTACTCGCTGATCTGGGCCAGAGCAGCGCCAATCTTGGCGATGCAGTAGGGGACACCTACAACAGCGTGGAGAACCTCGCTGGTGGAATCTATGACGATACCCTCCGAGGAGATGGAAACGCCAACACACTTGACGGCGGTGCCGGTAACGATACGGTTGAGGGTGGCGACGGCAACGATGTCGTCAATGGTGGCATTGGCAGCGATATGCTGCGGGGCGGCTTCGGCGACGACACTTACATCGTGGACTCGATTAGTGACACGACGACCGAGTCCGGTGGCGGTGGCATCGACACAGTGCAGACATCGGTGACCTTTACGCTGGAAAACGGGTTTGAGAACCTGGGGATCACCAGCGCGTCCGCCGTCGACGGAACAGGCAACAGCGCGGCCAATACAATCATCGGCAGCATCGGCGTCAACCAGCTCTATGGCCTTGCGGGCGATGACAATCTCGAAGCAGGTGCCGGCAACGACACGGTCGAGGGCGGCGACGGTAACGACACTGTGAACGGCGGCGCCGGAGACGATACCCTCCGGGGTGGGTTGGGCGACGACATCTACATAGTGGACTCGGTGGGCGACACGCTGAACGAATCCGGCGGCGGCGGCATCGACACGGTTCGAACCTCGGTGACGCACACCCTGGGCAGCCCATTCGAGAACCTGGTGATTACCGGCAGCGCGGCGGTGGACGGAACCGGCAATACTCTGGTCAACAGTATCACCGGTGGAGATGGGGCAAACATCCTCAGTGGCATGAGCGGGAACGACACGCTGGTCGGGGGCGCCGGGAATGACACGCTCGATGGTGGCACAGGTGCCGATACCATGAGCGGTGGCACGGGCAATGATACCTATGTTGTCGACTCGACGGGAGACGTGGCAAACGATGCCAATGGCGAGGGGATCGACACTGTACAGAGCTCGGTTACCTTCAGTCTCGGCGGCCAGTACATCGAGAACTTGGTGCTTGCCAGCGGCGCAGCGGTCAACGGTACTGGAAATTCCTTGGCCAATATCATTACCGGCGGCGCCGGGGCTAATTTCCTAAGTGGTGGAAGCGGCGACGACACACTAGTTGGGGCCGCCGGGACCGACACGCTGGACGGTGGCGCAGGTGCCGACACCATGAGTGGCGGACTCGGTGACGATACCTTCATTGTCGACTCGACAGGTGATGTCGTGAACGAGGTCACTGGGGAGGGTCTGGATACCGTACGGACGTCAATTACCTTCAGTCTCGGCGGCCAGTACATCGAGAATCTAGTGATCATCAGCGCTGCCGTCGTCGACGCCACCGGCAATTCCCTGGACAACAGCATCACCGGCGACGCTGGCGCGAACATTCTCGATGGTGTTAGCGGCAACGACACGTTGGTGGGAGCGGGAGGCAACGACACGCTGATCGGCGGCGCTGGCGTGGACACGATGACGGGTGGTGCCGGGAACGACACCTATCATGTCGACAATGCTGCAGATACCATCGAGGAAACCAGCGGGAACGGAACGGATCTGGTTGAAACCTCGGTGACCTTTACCCTGCTGGCGGAGGTCGAGAACCTCCACATGACGGGTATCGGCAATCTGACTGCTTATGGCAACGACCTCGCGAACACGTTGACCGGCAACACGGGCAACAACCGGCTCTATGGGCAGGCTGGCGGGGACAGTCTGGACGGCGGCGATGGCATCGACACCGTCGAGGGCGACGACGGCAACGACACTTTGAACGGCGGCGCCGGTGACGACACGCTGCGAGGCGAGATCGGTGACGACGTCATGATTGGCGGGGTCGGTATCGATACGATGACGGGTGGTGCCGGGAATGACACATATGGTGTCGACAATGCGGCCGACATTGTCGAGGAGACCAGCGGGAACGGCACGGACCTAGCTGAGACGTCGGTGACCTATACCTTGGCGGATGAAGTAGAAAACCTCCGGATGACTGGGAGCAGCAACCTGCGGGGCGACGGCAACGCGCTTGCAAACGTGCTGACCGGTAACACCGGCAACAACCGGCTCTACGGTTTGGCGGGCAACGATACGCTGGATGGCGGTGCGGGGGACGACGCGCTGTATGGTGGGTTGGGCGATGACATCTACGTTGTGGATTCGGCGGGCGACACGACGAACGAAGCCAACGGTGGTGGCATCGACACGGTTCGAGCCTCGGTGACCTTCACCCTCGAACCCAGCGGCTTCGAGAACTTGGTGATAACCGGCAGTGCAGCCGTCAACGGCACCGGTAACTCGGTCGCGAATACCATCGCCGGTAATGCAGGCGACAACCAGCTCTACGGGATGTCAGGCGACGATTCTCTCGACGGTGGCGCCGGCGCGGATCTTCTCGATGGCGGTGACGGCAACGACCGGCTGATGGGCGGAACCGGATCGGATACATTGAAGGGCGGCGCTGGCAACGATGTCTATGTCGTCGACAATACGAGCGATCAGGTCGACGAGACTGGCGGTAGTGGTACTGACCAGGTCGAGACCTCGGTGACTTTCACGCTGGTGTCCGGCGTCGAGAACCTGTTGATCACAGGGACCGGTGGCCTGACCGCCAATGGTAACGAGCTTGCGAATACCATCGTCGGCAACAATGGAATCAACCGGCTTTATGGCCTGGCGGGCGATGATGTACTCGATGGCGGCCTGGGCGACGACACGGTCGAGGGGGCGACGGCAATGACACCGTGGACGGTGGTGCCGGTGACGACACCTTGCGAGGTGGCCTGGGAGATGATGTCTACATCGTCGACTCGGTCGGCGACACTGTCTATGACGTGA
- a CDS encoding alpha/beta hydrolase family protein: MSGLDTASLSSWVYSELDPLPAGQSFVKLYSETNIETNTLGVLVGVKNTQGEIVKTIMVFRGSEITGENSTLGDKLTDGHTDIQIMDGQEDVPAFDTATDITRNADEWLRNNQYLVGGYNKIDKFTGQSLGGGLAQEAALRYRQDHPGADVYVETYASINADKTLSQRFPPNEIAWLDQHYENVFFSADHITGTNPIAGGSSIGRQIELPSVGGEPDYLAISRESPSYWELLINNNNYWYMMADGNGSGVAVTTAIDYVGSKYWHNPERFVEYYSGREPGETPHITSLGSLIVYMAAYYQDASFAIGADGTLVISRPLPATTGQIGVTVEETYNPDGMNVIKVYKNGQLVQHGSISWESGVIFDPTSPVTISLEGGFDFVFTGNAATLGVTPDGKLRATLGAGPEGLSRTITFNDDGSFGVSLGGGMS, from the coding sequence ATGTCCGGTCTTGATACTGCCTCTCTTAGTTCCTGGGTATACTCTGAGCTCGACCCTCTTCCAGCTGGTCAAAGCTTTGTAAAGCTTTACTCCGAGACAAATATAGAAACGAACACTTTAGGTGTTCTTGTGGGCGTGAAGAATACGCAGGGAGAAATCGTAAAGACCATAATGGTATTTCGAGGATCTGAAATAACGGGCGAAAACTCGACGCTCGGCGATAAACTTACAGATGGTCACACAGACATACAGATAATGGATGGCCAAGAAGACGTGCCGGCATTTGACACGGCTACTGATATTACACGTAACGCAGATGAATGGTTACGGAATAATCAGTATTTGGTCGGAGGTTACAATAAAATTGACAAATTCACGGGACAGTCCCTTGGCGGTGGGCTGGCACAAGAAGCCGCCTTGAGGTACCGACAAGATCACCCTGGTGCTGATGTGTATGTCGAGACCTATGCTTCGATCAATGCCGATAAAACACTGAGCCAGCGCTTCCCGCCGAACGAAATAGCATGGCTGGATCAGCACTATGAGAATGTTTTCTTTTCCGCCGACCATATAACCGGTACAAATCCTATTGCCGGAGGATCCTCTATTGGAAGGCAAATCGAACTACCCTCCGTCGGAGGCGAACCAGATTACTTAGCGATTAGTCGAGAGAGTCCATCGTACTGGGAGTTATTAATTAATAATAACAATTACTGGTACATGATGGCCGATGGTAACGGATCGGGCGTAGCGGTAACCACAGCGATCGATTATGTCGGCAGCAAATATTGGCATAACCCCGAGCGTTTCGTCGAGTACTATTCTGGGCGGGAACCTGGCGAAACCCCCCATATAACATCATTAGGCTCGTTGATCGTGTATATGGCGGCATACTACCAGGATGCTAGCTTTGCTATTGGAGCCGATGGAACTCTGGTGATTTCTCGCCCCTTGCCGGCGACAACGGGGCAAATCGGCGTCACTGTAGAGGAAACCTACAACCCTGATGGAATGAACGTTATTAAGGTTTACAAGAATGGCCAACTTGTCCAACACGGCAGTATATCATGGGAATCTGGTGTCATTTTCGATCCCACGTCGCCGGTAACCATAAGTTTGGAGGGTGGCTTTGATTTCGTCTTTACTGGCAATGCCGCAACTTTAGGGGTTACTCCAGACGGAAAATTGCGTGCAACACTTGGAGCCGGGCCTGAAGGGCTGAGCCGCACCATCACCTTTAATGACGACGGTAGCTTCGGAGTGAGCCTTGGGGGGGGGATGTCTTGA
- a CDS encoding WD40 repeat domain-containing protein, translating into MTRRKWWGLVAVSLILVAALTTALVQWQAPTGPQGAVGRPPLPADPAAAMRLWSQPLEKVVESNNFDAVVVGLAWRPDGRRIAVVHNGSNATAVMDTATGTIVADIFAKGPVSHVIAYSAGGDAVLRPRQSIDELPSPDTDMFSIRDGDTLEITGAIPGPLPPVIESYRNSAAELALSADGLTGLAQPSGYSHYFSSIDMQTLSVRSKFELYGTGGETSLALSRTGKTLAIGSYFTIQLCDVQAATCSGKVRAFPATVSAIALTSDDQYLVAGIHSTSNGSDHTLTREQLEAEEYHKIKIFDVPSLTKRGEINIKLLAGNYFAVHPKLPLLAVAAVDRVLLIDIRTATVVQTIVEGSRSMMAVTVAFSLRGDCLAAGFAKRIAIYCIKT; encoded by the coding sequence ATGACAAGGCGTAAGTGGTGGGGCTTGGTGGCGGTATCGCTTATACTCGTGGCTGCATTGACAACGGCTCTCGTGCAATGGCAGGCCCCCACCGGACCGCAGGGTGCTGTAGGCCGCCCGCCCTTGCCAGCAGACCCGGCAGCGGCGATGCGGCTGTGGTCGCAGCCGCTGGAGAAGGTGGTCGAATCGAATAATTTCGACGCGGTGGTCGTCGGCCTCGCTTGGCGCCCCGATGGTCGGCGCATTGCCGTTGTTCATAATGGCTCCAACGCTACTGCTGTCATGGATACCGCCACCGGTACGATAGTCGCCGATATTTTCGCCAAAGGCCCCGTCAGTCATGTCATCGCCTATTCGGCGGGCGGAGACGCGGTTCTCCGCCCCCGCCAGTCCATCGACGAGTTACCTAGCCCCGACACCGATATGTTCTCCATCCGCGATGGTGACACCCTTGAGATTACCGGCGCGATCCCTGGTCCACTTCCTCCCGTCATCGAGAGCTATCGAAACAGCGCAGCGGAGCTCGCGTTAAGCGCAGATGGCCTCACTGGCCTGGCTCAACCATCTGGATATTCCCACTATTTCTCGTCGATCGACATGCAGACTTTGTCTGTCCGGTCGAAGTTTGAACTGTATGGAACGGGCGGTGAGACATCCCTTGCCCTGTCCCGAACCGGGAAAACATTGGCCATCGGTTCCTATTTCACAATCCAATTGTGCGATGTACAGGCCGCGACATGTAGCGGCAAAGTGCGGGCATTTCCGGCGACTGTTTCCGCGATCGCCCTGACCTCTGACGACCAGTATCTCGTTGCGGGCATACACAGCACAAGTAACGGCTCGGATCATACTCTTACCCGCGAGCAACTCGAAGCAGAAGAGTATCATAAGATCAAGATCTTCGATGTTCCCTCCCTGACTAAGCGGGGAGAAATAAACATCAAACTCCTCGCCGGGAATTACTTCGCGGTTCATCCAAAGTTGCCACTGCTCGCCGTCGCTGCAGTCGACCGCGTGCTCCTGATCGATATCCGCACGGCCACTGTCGTTCAAACCATCGTCGAAGGAAGCAGGTCAATGATGGCGGTCACCGTGGCGTTCTCCCTACGGGGCGATTGCCTTGCCGCAGGTTTCGCAAAGCGCATCGCCATCTATTGCATAAAAACTTGA
- a CDS encoding transposase — protein MLATRRLDSGIPCAWVLAEALYGSDYRFRNMLEDRRQPYVLAIRSDHTLRLLTEQGLLQTDPKEMDNPQGRHSQRNQETAALTGTLGLSALPGRQRKCSFVL, from the coding sequence TTGCTCGCGACCAGGCGTCTGGATAGCGGCATCCCCTGCGCCTGGGTGCTCGCTGAAGCGCTCTACGGCAGCGACTATCGGTTCCGGAATATGCTCGAAGATCGTCGTCAGCCCTACGTGCTGGCAATCCGCTCCGACCATACCCTTCGTCTGCTCACTGAGCAGGGATTGCTGCAAACCGATCCCAAGGAGATGGACAATCCTCAAGGCCGGCACTCTCAACGCAATCAGGAAACGGCGGCACTGACCGGGACACTGGGCCTGTCAGCGCTTCCCGGACGACAGCGCAAATGCAGTTTTGTGCTGTAA